In the Chryseobacterium sp. MYb264 genome, one interval contains:
- a CDS encoding tail fiber domain-containing protein: protein MKLTIITIILGVQFTCAQVGVNTINPGGVFHVDGGKDNPPTGAISADQQENDFVIMANGNIGVGTTAPIVKVDVNGVLQVKDTDALNRQSHIRIESREGVRLTLQATNSGSPYGKKGILGTATDDDLVFVYENAGILVMNDTGLFPAVTNTINLGRATNIFANVYAQSFQTISDLRFKKNIKALDYGLREIMKMRPVSYNLKKGNDNHMHIGVIAQEIEKIIPEVVTMDEGTEGYKAVDYVMLIPVLVKGMQEMQREIDILTRTVEELKAKQNP, encoded by the coding sequence ATGAAACTAACAATTATCACGATTATTTTAGGTGTTCAATTCACATGTGCACAGGTAGGAGTTAACACCATTAATCCTGGAGGAGTATTTCATGTGGACGGGGGGAAGGACAATCCACCCACAGGCGCAATTTCTGCCGATCAGCAGGAAAATGACTTTGTTATTATGGCAAACGGAAATATAGGGGTAGGAACTACTGCACCTATTGTAAAAGTAGATGTGAATGGCGTTTTGCAGGTTAAAGACACAGATGCTTTAAACAGACAGTCCCATATAAGAATTGAAAGCCGTGAAGGAGTAAGGTTAACCCTTCAGGCCACGAACAGCGGTTCTCCATATGGAAAAAAAGGAATTTTGGGTACGGCAACGGATGATGATCTCGTCTTTGTATATGAAAATGCAGGGATACTCGTTATGAATGATACAGGTCTTTTCCCCGCGGTTACTAATACCATTAATTTAGGAAGAGCCACAAATATATTTGCAAATGTTTATGCACAGAGTTTTCAGACGATCTCCGATCTCCGGTTTAAGAAAAATATAAAAGCATTGGATTACGGTCTCAGAGAAATAATGAAGATGCGCCCTGTGTCCTACAATTTAAAAAAAGGAAATGACAACCATATGCACATCGGAGTGATTGCACAGGAAATTGAAAAAATTATTCCGGAAGTCGTTACGATGGACGAAGGTACTGAAGGCTATAAGGCCGTAGATTACGTGATGCTGATTCCTGTTCTGGTAAAAGGCATGCAGGAGATGCAGAGGGAAATTGATATCCTCACTCGGACTGTTGAAGAACTGAAAGCCAAACAAAACCCGTGA
- a CDS encoding tail fiber domain-containing protein produces the protein MKLQILTILLSSSFAFAQVGINTTNPQTIFNVDGAKDNPTTGAPSDAQQLNDFYVTNSGSVGIGVVAPQAKLDVNGNLDVNSKSAAYGSFIRVRNSDGVIMTVQASNTGTTFGKRGVIGTNTNDELVFIYGTNSILGMNGTTLYPITPSAVNLGSAANRFGTVFSNVNNTPSDIRFKAGIKNLSYGINDVMKIRPVSYYLKDNMDFHPHIGFIAQEMEKIIPEIVSTDKDSVGYKAIDYSKLVPVLVKGMQDQQKTIEALTKRVEELESSQK, from the coding sequence ATGAAATTACAGATTCTCACTATTTTATTGAGCAGTTCTTTTGCGTTCGCTCAAGTAGGGATTAACACAACTAATCCTCAGACTATTTTTAATGTAGACGGAGCAAAAGATAATCCGACTACAGGTGCCCCTTCAGATGCTCAGCAGCTCAATGATTTTTACGTAACAAACAGTGGCTCAGTAGGGATTGGTGTTGTCGCGCCGCAGGCTAAACTGGATGTTAATGGTAATTTGGATGTTAACAGTAAATCGGCTGCATATGGATCCTTTATCAGAGTTCGTAATTCAGACGGAGTTATAATGACTGTTCAGGCTTCTAATACTGGTACTACCTTCGGTAAAAGGGGGGTAATTGGAACGAATACTAATGATGAGCTAGTTTTCATCTATGGTACTAATTCCATTTTGGGAATGAACGGTACAACCTTGTATCCTATTACCCCTAGCGCTGTCAATTTAGGTTCAGCTGCCAATAGATTCGGTACCGTATTTTCCAATGTTAATAATACACCATCTGATATTCGATTTAAAGCGGGAATTAAAAACCTTAGCTATGGTATTAATGATGTAATGAAGATCCGTCCGGTTTCTTATTACCTGAAGGACAATATGGATTTTCATCCTCACATTGGATTTATTGCACAGGAAATGGAGAAAATTATTCCTGAAATTGTCTCTACCGATAAAGATAGCGTAGGGTATAAAGCTATAGATTACAGTAAGTTGGTTCCGGTTCTTGTCAAAGGAATGCAGGATCAGCAGAAAACCATTGAAGCTCTTACAAAAAGGGTAGAAGAGCTGGAGTCTTCTCAAAAGTAG
- a CDS encoding IS5 family transposase: MLGKIREDLQQNLFKTRLTELINMEHPVVKLAGEISWDKMESEFEKLFSENGRPSIAIRKIAGMLLLKEMFKESDESVIERWIENAYWQYFTGETFFQTEQPFDPSNFVHFRKRIGDKGLEFLLGQSVSLHPKAKTEDEVQVDTTVQEKNITFPTDAKLAKKVIDNCRKIAEKESVVQRQSYRRVSKQLLRDAFFGHHPRRQKKAKMARKKLRTIGKRVLRELERKLPKDVLKGYEDVFKIYLKALTQERTTKDKIYSLHEPQVACIAKGKSGKAYEFGTKVAVVRGRKTGIISSVKRFSGNPHDSKTLEESLAQSERVRKSVGGTRPTKATTDRGFKGIKEVEGTAILLPAKKEKTKYGQQVARLRFRARAAIEPCISHLKRNHSLGLNFLKGVAGDINNALLAGIGYNLKMRLNQIKQQILLWLELVLRIFLGKYNFQSQKTAF; this comes from the coding sequence ATGTTAGGCAAAATAAGAGAGGATTTACAGCAGAATTTATTCAAGACCAGGCTTACGGAGCTTATTAATATGGAGCATCCGGTGGTAAAATTAGCTGGGGAGATTTCCTGGGATAAAATGGAGTCAGAGTTTGAGAAATTATTTTCAGAAAACGGAAGACCTTCTATTGCTATCCGTAAAATAGCAGGAATGCTTTTGCTCAAGGAAATGTTTAAAGAAAGTGATGAAAGTGTAATAGAGAGATGGATTGAGAATGCGTATTGGCAATATTTTACCGGAGAAACCTTTTTCCAGACAGAGCAGCCTTTCGATCCGAGCAATTTTGTACACTTCAGAAAAAGAATTGGAGATAAGGGTTTGGAATTTCTTTTGGGACAAAGCGTTTCTCTCCATCCCAAAGCCAAAACAGAAGATGAAGTTCAGGTAGATACGACGGTTCAGGAGAAGAACATTACCTTTCCTACCGATGCCAAATTAGCAAAAAAAGTAATCGACAATTGTAGAAAAATAGCAGAAAAAGAGAGCGTTGTACAAAGACAAAGCTACAGAAGAGTGAGCAAACAATTATTGCGGGACGCTTTTTTTGGACATCATCCCAGAAGACAGAAGAAGGCAAAAATGGCGAGGAAAAAGCTCAGGACGATTGGTAAAAGAGTTCTTCGGGAATTGGAAAGAAAACTTCCTAAAGATGTTTTGAAAGGCTACGAAGACGTTTTTAAAATTTACCTTAAAGCACTCACCCAAGAACGTACCACGAAAGATAAAATTTACAGTCTTCACGAGCCACAAGTTGCGTGTATTGCGAAAGGAAAATCGGGAAAAGCATACGAGTTTGGGACAAAAGTAGCAGTAGTAAGAGGTCGGAAAACAGGGATCATCAGCTCGGTAAAGAGATTTTCTGGCAATCCTCACGATAGTAAAACTCTTGAAGAATCATTGGCACAGAGTGAGAGGGTAAGAAAATCCGTTGGCGGAACAAGACCTACGAAAGCCACTACAGACAGAGGATTTAAAGGAATCAAAGAAGTGGAAGGAACAGCAATTTTGCTTCCCGCAAAAAAAGAAAAAACAAAATATGGGCAACAAGTAGCCAGATTAAGATTCCGGGCAAGAGCAGCCATAGAACCTTGTATCTCTCATTTAAAAAGAAACCACTCCTTAGGATTAAACTTCCTGAAAGGAGTGGCTGGAGATATTAATAATGCATTATTAGCAGGGATTGGATACAATTTGAAGATGAGATTGAATCAAATCAAACAACAAATTCTTCTTTGGCTCGAACTTGTTCTCCGAATCTTTTTAGGCAAATATAATTTTCAAAGTCAAAAAACAGCTTTTTAA
- a CDS encoding peptide deformylase, which produces MKKLFFLLMFSVISGNAQTLSSGEISIINGGDKHTALPIYQTTDDHQHKILLSLSKEADPLDPNIATLVKRMQLSLLSTDGGVGIAAPQVGINRKIIWVQRFDKKGDPLEYFINPVIVWRSELQNLGPEGDLSIPDFRDQFYRSKVIQLEYVDLKGQKYSEIVEGFTAVIFQHEIDHLLGILISDKKEKEKNESYKPVDAFKKSDSVTR; this is translated from the coding sequence ATGAAGAAGCTGTTTTTTCTCTTGATGTTTTCCGTAATTTCCGGAAATGCCCAGACCCTGAGTTCCGGAGAAATTTCCATTATCAACGGAGGTGATAAGCATACGGCATTACCCATTTATCAGACTACGGATGACCATCAGCATAAAATCCTGTTAAGCCTTTCAAAAGAGGCAGATCCTTTAGATCCAAATATTGCCACCCTGGTAAAAAGAATGCAGCTTTCCCTACTGTCAACGGATGGAGGGGTCGGAATTGCCGCGCCGCAGGTAGGCATTAACAGAAAGATAATTTGGGTTCAGCGTTTTGATAAAAAAGGCGATCCGCTGGAATATTTTATCAATCCTGTGATTGTCTGGAGATCGGAATTGCAGAACTTGGGCCCTGAAGGGGATTTGTCGATTCCCGATTTCAGAGATCAGTTTTACAGAAGCAAAGTGATTCAGTTGGAATATGTTGATTTAAAAGGACAAAAATATTCAGAAATTGTTGAAGGTTTTACCGCAGTTATTTTCCAGCACGAAATCGATCACCTTTTGGGAATTTTAATTTCAGACAAAAAAGAAAAAGAGAAAAATGAATCTTATAAGCCGGTAGATGCGTTTAAGAAAAGTGATTCGGTGACGAGGTAA
- a CDS encoding lactonase family protein, with amino-acid sequence MKKLLLLAFTFSTILSVYAQKTYAFFGSYNWDQDTEGIYVYELDTVKGNLSKVTSYKGISNPSFLTLSSDGKYLFACTESKTPNGGSVSSFAFNPDKKSLTFISKQKSGGENPVYMMAHQNGKWLVNGNYTQGSVSVYPISEGGKIEPYVQNIQYIEGSVNPNRQERSHIHSTVFSPHYNYLFLPDLGADKIRTYQFESENKQPLQEAEISFTKTTPGSGPRHLTFHPNGKFAYCIEEMGGAVSVYSYENGKLNNVQRINTHSEKYKDDFESSDVHISPDGKFLYASNRGNENNIAIFSIQNDGTLKTIGYQSVKGKHPRTFGLDPSGKFLITANTVSSNVTVFKRNAETGLLKKVGKKITIKNVTNVKMRKY; translated from the coding sequence ATGAAAAAACTCCTACTTCTAGCCTTTACCTTTTCTACAATTCTCTCTGTTTATGCTCAAAAAACATATGCTTTCTTCGGTTCATACAATTGGGATCAAGATACAGAAGGAATTTATGTGTATGAACTGGACACCGTTAAAGGTAATCTTTCAAAAGTGACTTCCTATAAAGGGATTTCAAATCCTTCTTTTCTTACCTTATCATCCGACGGAAAATATCTTTTTGCCTGTACAGAAAGTAAAACTCCGAATGGCGGAAGTGTGAGCAGTTTTGCATTTAATCCTGACAAGAAATCTTTAACCTTCATCAGCAAGCAAAAAAGCGGCGGCGAAAACCCGGTTTACATGATGGCTCACCAAAACGGAAAATGGCTGGTAAACGGAAATTATACACAAGGCAGTGTTTCAGTATATCCTATTTCAGAAGGCGGAAAAATTGAGCCTTATGTTCAGAACATACAATATATTGAAGGAAGTGTAAATCCTAACCGGCAGGAGCGCTCGCACATCCACTCCACGGTTTTTTCTCCCCATTACAACTATCTTTTTCTTCCGGATCTGGGAGCTGATAAGATCAGAACTTACCAATTTGAAAGTGAAAATAAACAGCCGTTACAGGAAGCCGAAATTTCCTTTACAAAAACAACTCCAGGAAGCGGCCCCAGACATCTAACCTTTCATCCTAATGGAAAATTTGCTTATTGTATTGAAGAAATGGGCGGTGCGGTAAGCGTGTATTCTTATGAAAATGGGAAACTGAACAATGTACAGAGAATCAATACACATTCTGAAAAATATAAAGATGATTTTGAAAGTTCTGATGTTCATATTTCGCCTGACGGAAAGTTTTTATATGCTTCTAATCGCGGAAATGAAAATAATATTGCCATATTTTCTATTCAGAATGATGGAACACTGAAAACCATCGGTTATCAGTCGGTTAAGGGAAAACATCCCAGAACATTCGGTCTTGATCCGAGCGGAAAATTTCTGATTACAGCCAATACCGTTTCCAGCAATGTGACTGTATTTAAACGAAATGCAGAAACGGGCTTACTAAAAAAAGTTGGAAAAAAGATTACAATTAAAAATGTGACGAATGTGAAGATGAGGAAATATTGA
- a CDS encoding organic hydroperoxide resistance protein yields MKTLYTTKVTAKGGRNGNVKSENGIIDLEVRMPKALGGANDDFANPEMLFAAGYSACFDSALNRVISLAKIKTGETTVAAQVSIGQLENGGFGLAVELDVNIPEVSLDEAQSLTEKAHEICPYSNATRNNIEVKLSVTNN; encoded by the coding sequence ATGAAAACGTTATATACAACAAAAGTTACAGCCAAAGGAGGAAGAAACGGTAACGTAAAAAGTGAAAACGGAATTATTGATCTTGAAGTGAGAATGCCAAAGGCTTTAGGTGGTGCGAATGATGATTTCGCTAATCCCGAAATGCTTTTTGCTGCCGGATATTCAGCATGTTTCGACAGTGCCTTGAACAGAGTGATCAGTTTGGCTAAAATAAAAACGGGGGAAACCACCGTTGCTGCACAAGTAAGCATTGGTCAACTGGAAAACGGAGGTTTTGGTCTGGCAGTGGAACTGGATGTGAATATTCCTGAAGTTTCGCTGGACGAAGCGCAGTCTTTAACGGAAAAAGCACACGAAATCTGTCCATACTCTAATGCGACAAGAAATAATATTGAAGTAAAGCTTTCGGTAACGAACAACTAA
- a CDS encoding MarR family winged helix-turn-helix transcriptional regulator, with translation MENSKSLKLENQICFPLYVIAKEITGLYRPFLDELDITYPQYLVMMILWENDGLPVSSIGEKLYLDSGTLTPLLKRLETKGFIRRKRKKEDERVVEVFITESGKGLQQKACEIPEKIHNIIDVQPQDWIDLKESVQKILNKIEK, from the coding sequence ATGGAAAATTCAAAATCTTTAAAATTAGAAAATCAGATCTGCTTTCCGCTTTATGTGATTGCAAAAGAGATCACAGGGCTTTACCGTCCGTTTCTTGATGAACTGGACATCACGTATCCCCAATATCTTGTAATGATGATTTTATGGGAAAATGATGGATTGCCAGTGAGCAGTATCGGGGAAAAACTATACCTCGACAGCGGTACTTTAACCCCTCTTTTGAAAAGATTGGAAACCAAAGGATTTATCCGGCGAAAAAGAAAAAAAGAAGATGAAAGAGTGGTTGAAGTATTCATCACAGAATCCGGAAAAGGCCTTCAGCAAAAGGCTTGCGAAATTCCCGAGAAGATACACAATATCATAGACGTTCAGCCACAAGACTGGATTGATCTGAAAGAAAGTGTACAAAAAATATTAAACAAAATAGAAAAATAA
- a CDS encoding NAD(P)H-dependent oxidoreductase encodes MSLIEDLNWRHAVKAYDPSKKVSEEDLHTILEAARLAPTSSGLQPFKVIIVENQGLKEKMVEGALNPEVMRDSSHVLVFAAWDSYSNEKIDKVYDHHTDVRELPRGRFGSYTDKIKEIYNAQTPEEHFAHTARQTYIALGFALAQAAELKIDSTPAEGFSNAVVDEILGLNELGLKSVSLLYLGYRDEEKDWLSTMKKVRVPMEEFIIKK; translated from the coding sequence ATGTCATTAATAGAAGATTTGAACTGGAGGCATGCCGTAAAGGCTTATGACCCGAGCAAAAAAGTATCGGAAGAAGATTTACATACTATACTGGAAGCAGCAAGACTGGCTCCTACTTCTTCCGGGCTTCAGCCTTTCAAGGTAATTATTGTTGAAAATCAAGGATTAAAGGAAAAAATGGTAGAAGGTGCATTAAATCCGGAAGTGATGAGAGACTCTTCTCATGTGTTGGTTTTTGCAGCCTGGGACAGCTACTCCAATGAAAAGATTGACAAAGTGTATGATCATCATACAGATGTAAGGGAATTGCCAAGAGGGCGTTTCGGAAGTTATACCGATAAAATTAAAGAAATATATAATGCACAGACTCCTGAAGAACATTTTGCTCATACCGCAAGACAAACGTATATTGCTTTAGGTTTCGCTTTAGCCCAGGCTGCAGAATTGAAAATCGACAGTACCCCGGCGGAAGGTTTCAGCAATGCGGTGGTCGATGAAATTCTAGGATTAAACGAATTAGGTTTAAAAAGTGTAAGTTTGCTATATCTTGGTTACAGAGACGAAGAAAAAGACTGGCTTTCTACAATGAAGAAAGTTCGTGTACCGATGGAGGAATTCATCATTAAAAAATAA
- a CDS encoding DUF4932 domain-containing protein, producing MKRIILLLSLLLNFVMTAQETRQIQFDEKFKKEYQGSARIEINELKELLHIMIAITEAGLENDDMIQQNGEYYQDVLQHFKKYGNEKIIIKFDSLIKANPLNYVFLTGNGTSYDFKNNQLVANTYYLFPAQSVSGQKITVNPITTYKKEIEDFALTSGFRKFYKAHLPYYKSIISMYHKQANLDEQWKWLEKNFNTKINSYLILCSPLINGFNYTDSYKDKDFKQIVMVLPPIEEEKSLSEKENIVLNTRGMFTEIDHNYVGTPTKKYIKEIEEALKDREKWVNTKQEGTQYYPNPEKVFDEYMTYAAFYLFCVEKFENDQKTLDHAYYSVNQVMKERGFPKMKEFNDGLLAMKKKHPNEKIDDFYPAFIQWLGQL from the coding sequence ATGAAAAGAATCATTTTACTCCTGAGCTTATTGCTGAACTTTGTGATGACTGCCCAGGAAACAAGACAGATTCAGTTTGATGAAAAATTTAAAAAAGAATATCAGGGAAGCGCAAGAATTGAGATCAATGAGCTGAAAGAATTGTTGCATATTATGATCGCCATTACCGAGGCTGGTTTAGAAAATGACGATATGATCCAGCAAAACGGAGAATATTATCAGGATGTTCTTCAGCATTTTAAAAAATATGGTAATGAAAAAATCATTATCAAGTTTGATTCTTTAATCAAAGCAAATCCCCTGAACTACGTATTTCTGACAGGAAACGGAACGAGTTATGATTTTAAAAACAACCAGCTGGTTGCTAATACATATTATCTATTTCCGGCTCAAAGTGTTTCCGGGCAAAAAATCACAGTTAACCCTATCACTACTTACAAAAAAGAAATTGAAGATTTTGCCTTAACATCAGGCTTCCGAAAATTCTACAAAGCTCACCTTCCTTATTATAAAAGCATTATTTCCATGTATCATAAGCAAGCCAATCTCGATGAGCAGTGGAAATGGCTGGAGAAAAACTTTAATACTAAAATAAACAGCTACTTAATTTTATGCTCGCCGTTAATTAACGGATTTAATTATACGGATAGCTATAAAGATAAAGACTTTAAGCAAATCGTCATGGTACTTCCTCCTATTGAAGAAGAAAAATCTCTTAGTGAAAAAGAAAATATAGTTTTGAATACGAGAGGAATGTTCACAGAAATTGATCATAATTATGTGGGAACACCTACAAAAAAATACATCAAAGAGATTGAAGAAGCTTTAAAAGACAGGGAAAAATGGGTGAATACCAAACAGGAAGGTACCCAATATTATCCTAATCCCGAGAAGGTTTTTGATGAATATATGACCTACGCTGCCTTTTATCTTTTCTGTGTTGAAAAGTTTGAAAATGATCAGAAAACCTTAGATCATGCCTATTACAGCGTCAATCAGGTGATGAAAGAAAGAGGGTTTCCAAAGATGAAAGAATTTAATGACGGATTACTAGCCATGAAAAAGAAACATCCTAACGAAAAAATCGATGATTTCTACCCTGCATTTATTCAATGGCTCGGTCAACTATAA
- a CDS encoding serine hydrolase domain-containing protein gives MLTNFKLVTFLLLFSFFTSFAQTNYIFEIDSLINVKEPRMFNGVVLITKNGKPQYSRAHGFNNINDQKPLQLNDQFEIMSNTKQITAVLLLKEVEKGKVDLKFPIKSYLPNLTEPWAEKVTVHQLLNHTHGISDLEKPLLFEPGTDFKYGNLSNILLGKIIENVSRQSYKQLATELFQQLGMKDTFCYSKENKGKLVTGHMVNNNIFSTVEDSFINDENLPADGVVTTAKDLSIWNDQLHKNKILNFSTYHLMTTPSAMSQHDVFGKEKMGYGYNIRIVNDQEVHYLGHTGLGDGFASLNIYIPESDISIIVLENQMNENNELYYYFETEIKNIILRSDLINK, from the coding sequence ATGTTGACGAATTTCAAACTAGTAACCTTTTTACTTTTATTTTCATTTTTCACTTCTTTTGCGCAGACGAATTATATTTTCGAAATAGACAGTCTGATCAATGTTAAAGAGCCCAGAATGTTTAACGGAGTGGTATTGATCACTAAAAATGGAAAACCACAGTATTCCCGAGCGCACGGCTTTAACAATATTAATGATCAAAAGCCCTTGCAGCTTAATGATCAGTTCGAAATCATGTCGAATACCAAGCAGATTACAGCGGTTTTACTGTTGAAAGAAGTGGAAAAAGGAAAAGTAGATTTAAAATTCCCAATTAAAAGTTATTTACCGAATCTTACAGAGCCCTGGGCAGAAAAAGTGACTGTTCATCAGCTTTTAAACCACACCCATGGAATTTCAGATCTTGAAAAGCCTTTGCTTTTCGAGCCCGGAACAGATTTTAAGTATGGAAATCTTTCCAATATTCTTTTAGGAAAAATCATTGAAAATGTATCCAGGCAATCCTATAAACAGCTGGCAACAGAACTTTTTCAGCAATTGGGAATGAAGGATACTTTCTGCTATTCTAAAGAAAATAAAGGGAAGCTTGTTACCGGTCATATGGTTAATAATAATATTTTCAGTACCGTCGAGGACTCTTTTATCAATGATGAAAATCTTCCGGCAGACGGCGTGGTCACTACCGCAAAAGACCTCTCAATATGGAATGATCAGCTTCATAAAAATAAAATTCTCAACTTCAGTACATATCATTTGATGACGACTCCGTCAGCGATGTCTCAACACGATGTTTTCGGAAAAGAGAAAATGGGCTACGGATATAATATCAGAATCGTGAATGATCAGGAAGTTCATTATTTGGGGCATACAGGGTTGGGTGACGGCTTCGCTTCGCTCAATATTTATATTCCGGAAAGCGACATCAGCATCATTGTTCTTGAAAATCAGATGAATGAAAACAATGAATTATACTATTACTTCGAAACCGAAATTAAAAATATCATTCTTAGAAGTGATTTAATTAATAAATAA
- the lipB gene encoding lipoyl(octanoyl) transferase LipB, with amino-acid sequence MNTIQNKIVEFEDLGIKEYQPAWDYQEKLMKDIIDTKIKNRDLPSEQHTTTQNYFLLVEHPHVYTLGKSGHEENMLAGIDKLKEIDATFVKVNRGGDITYHGYGQIVGYPVLDLENFFTDIHKYMRNLEEVIIRTIADYGLKGERSPGETGVWLDVGKPYARKICAMGVKASRWVTLHGFALNVNTDMRYFEYIVPCGIKDKQVTSMKRELERDLTPEEMEDIKAKIRKHFEEVFEAEIKLK; translated from the coding sequence ATGAACACAATTCAAAATAAAATAGTAGAATTTGAAGATTTAGGCATAAAAGAATATCAGCCCGCTTGGGATTATCAGGAAAAGCTGATGAAAGATATTATAGACACCAAAATTAAGAACCGGGATTTACCTTCTGAACAACATACGACAACTCAGAATTATTTTCTTTTAGTAGAGCATCCTCATGTATATACTTTAGGAAAAAGTGGTCACGAAGAAAATATGTTGGCCGGAATTGATAAATTAAAGGAAATTGATGCCACTTTTGTAAAAGTAAATCGCGGCGGCGATATCACCTATCATGGCTACGGTCAAATTGTGGGTTATCCTGTTTTAGACCTTGAAAACTTCTTCACAGATATTCATAAATACATGAGAAATCTGGAAGAGGTGATCATTAGAACCATTGCCGATTACGGATTAAAAGGAGAACGCTCTCCCGGTGAAACAGGCGTCTGGCTGGATGTCGGGAAACCTTATGCACGAAAAATCTGTGCCATGGGGGTGAAAGCTTCCCGTTGGGTCACCTTGCACGGTTTTGCACTGAATGTAAATACCGATATGCGTTATTTTGAATACATTGTTCCTTGTGGCATTAAAGATAAACAGGTAACCTCGATGAAAAGAGAGCTTGAAAGAGATTTGACTCCTGAAGAAATGGAAGACATTAAAGCGAAGATCAGAAAACATTTTGAGGAAGTTTTTGAGGCGGAAATAAAACTCAAATAG
- the trpA gene encoding tryptophan synthase subunit alpha — MKKLNIYFTAGIPQLEDTADIIRLIQDSGADMIEIGMPYSDPVADGPVISQAHELALKNGMTISTLFSQLKSIKNEIRIPLILMGYINPVLSFGFENFCKECSESGVSGLIIPDLPPIEFEKNYQKILEKYNLNFTFLVTPETSDERILYLDSLSSGFLYAVSSSSTTGNKNAVLKNEDYLSRLASLSLKNPVMIGFGIKSKEDFENVTEKADGGIIGTAFVNILLQNRDWKTKAIDFVHSIKG, encoded by the coding sequence ATGAAAAAACTAAACATATACTTCACCGCAGGAATTCCGCAACTGGAAGATACTGCTGATATTATTAGATTAATTCAGGATTCGGGAGCCGATATGATCGAAATCGGGATGCCGTATTCTGATCCTGTTGCCGATGGGCCGGTCATTTCACAAGCTCACGAACTAGCTTTGAAAAACGGAATGACCATTTCTACCCTATTTTCTCAATTAAAATCAATAAAAAACGAGATTAGAATTCCTTTGATCTTGATGGGTTATATTAATCCTGTTTTAAGTTTTGGGTTTGAAAATTTCTGTAAAGAGTGTTCAGAAAGTGGTGTTTCGGGATTAATTATTCCTGACTTACCGCCGATTGAATTTGAAAAAAATTATCAGAAAATTTTAGAAAAATATAATTTAAACTTTACATTTTTAGTTACGCCTGAAACTTCGGATGAAAGAATTTTATATTTGGATTCATTAAGTTCAGGGTTTCTATACGCGGTAAGCTCCTCATCTACAACAGGAAATAAAAATGCAGTTTTAAAAAACGAAGATTACCTTTCAAGATTAGCTTCTCTTTCCTTAAAAAATCCTGTGATGATCGGTTTTGGAATTAAATCAAAAGAGGATTTTGAAAACGTGACCGAAAAAGCCGACGGCGGAATCATCGGAACAGCGTTTGTGAATATTTTACTACAAAATAGAGATTGGAAAACAAAAGCCATAGATTTTGTGCATTCCATAAAAGGGTAA